A part of Neoarius graeffei isolate fNeoGra1 chromosome 8, fNeoGra1.pri, whole genome shotgun sequence genomic DNA contains:
- the LOC132890276 gene encoding C-C motif chemokine 3-like translates to MSACRLILLSAVVVVLLSAITLTEGLRYNPTATACCYSYNQRPLKAKMVVSYSLTSPQCTKQAVLFKTKKGKDVCAKPTDQWVKTLIKILDNKSGSQGPI, encoded by the exons ATGTCGGCCTGCCGTTTGATCCTCCTGTCCGCCGTGGTGGTGGTGCTACTGAGTGCAATCACACTCACTGAAG GGCTACGTTACAACCCTACGGCAACAGCCTGCTGCTACTCCTACAACCAACGTCCACTGAAAGCTAAAATGGTGGTTAGCTACAGCCTGACCAGCCCGCAGTGCACTAAACAGGCCGTGCT GTTCAAAACCAAGAAGGGAAAGGATGTGTGTGCCAAGCCCACTGACCAGTGGGTGAAGACGCTCATCAAGATCCTGGACAACAAGTCAGGAAGCCAGGGACCCATCTAA
- the LOC132890275 gene encoding C-C motif chemokine 3-like — protein sequence MSACRLILLSAVVVVLLSAITLTEGLRYNPTATACCYSYNQRPLKAKMVVSYSLTSPQCTKQAVLFKTKKGKNVCAKPTDQWVKTLIKILDNKSGSQGPI from the exons ATGTCGGCCTGCCGTTTGATCCTCCTGTCCGCCGTGGTGGTGGTGCTACTGAGTGCAATCACACTCACTGAAG GGCTACGTTACAACCCTACGGCAACAGCCTGCTGCTACTCCTACAACCAACGTCCACTGAAAGCTAAAATGGTGGTTAGCTACAGCCTGACCAGCCCGCAGTGCACTAAACAGGCCGTGCT GTTCAAAACCAAGAAGGgaaagaatgtgtgtgccaagccCACTGACCAGTGGGTGAAGACGCTCATCAAGATCCTGGACAACAAGTCAGGAAGCCAGGGACCCATCTAA